The Microbacterium limosum genome contains a region encoding:
- a CDS encoding metallophosphoesterase, producing the protein MSPRRPKGPRALVALGALAASAAVWGIGVERHLYTVRRATLAVLPPGATPLRVLHLSDVHMAPWQSRKQAWIAHLASLRPDLIVNTGDNLGHPDALRGIRAAFAGFRGIPGVYVHGSNDLFAPQPRNPMRYFLGPSRRRIEVDELDTDTMDRFFTETLGWSGLNNASARLEVAGVRIDAFGVDDAHHDLDRLDLVPQLASGLAAPGREPSAPAALTIGVTHAPYRRVLDAFTDAGADAIFAGHTHGGQVRVPGLGALVANCDLPLDQVRGLSTWQRGGRRVPLHVSAGLGHSIYAPVRFACPPETTLLTLLPRTDVV; encoded by the coding sequence ATGTCGCCACGTAGGCCCAAGGGCCCCCGCGCGCTCGTCGCGCTGGGGGCCCTCGCGGCGTCCGCCGCCGTATGGGGCATCGGCGTCGAGCGCCATCTCTACACGGTCCGGCGTGCGACGCTCGCGGTGCTGCCTCCCGGCGCCACTCCGCTGCGGGTGCTGCACCTCTCCGATGTGCACATGGCGCCGTGGCAGAGCCGCAAGCAGGCGTGGATCGCGCATCTCGCTTCGCTGCGTCCTGACCTGATCGTCAACACCGGCGACAACCTGGGACACCCGGATGCACTGCGCGGCATCCGAGCCGCATTCGCCGGCTTCCGCGGTATCCCGGGTGTCTACGTGCACGGGTCGAACGATCTCTTCGCCCCGCAGCCGCGCAACCCGATGCGCTACTTCCTCGGCCCCTCCAGGCGCCGTATCGAGGTCGACGAGCTCGACACCGACACGATGGACCGGTTCTTCACCGAGACCCTCGGCTGGAGCGGGCTGAACAACGCCTCGGCCCGCCTCGAGGTCGCCGGCGTACGCATCGACGCGTTCGGGGTGGACGACGCCCACCACGATCTCGACAGGCTCGACCTGGTGCCCCAGCTGGCATCGGGGCTCGCGGCGCCCGGCCGGGAGCCGTCCGCCCCCGCCGCCCTGACGATCGGCGTGACGCACGCGCCGTATCGCCGTGTGCTGGACGCCTTCACCGACGCCGGAGCCGACGCGATCTTCGCGGGGCACACACACGGCGGTCAGGTGCGCGTACCCGGCCTCGGAGCGCTCGTCGCGAACTGCGATCTGCCGCTCGACCAGGTGCGCGGTCTGTCGACATGGCAGCGCGGCGGCCGGCGCGTGCCGCTTCATGTCAGCGCGGGGCTGGGGCATTCGATCTACGCGCCCGTACGATTCGCCTGCCCGCCCGAGACCACCCTCCTGACCCTGCTCCCGCGCACCGACGTCGTCTGA
- a CDS encoding transglycosylase domain-containing protein, producing MPGTKKTATGVLGGLAGLVGLSAVAGVLVTATVTPAIAVSGAAASSAITMFDNMPSYLEIDELMLPTEIYATASDGTEVQLARFYDQNRLPVTYEQINPVVYDAILSSEDPRYYDHGGVDLIGTSRAVISNVQGGATQGGSSISQQYVKNVLVQRCERDAPTAEDLQACWVEATTASGMDGIERKLQEMRYAIAMEQRYSKNEILLGYLNIANFGGTNYGVEAAAQYYFGTSAANLSLGQAATLAGMVQNPNTFRIDRPESESNGAANGYQLTLDRRNYVLGRMLADGKISQEQYDAAYAEPIAPNIVPSTQGCESAGGSAFFCDYVRTIVETDEAFGETPEERQAALRRGGLKIYTTIDLDLQKAAEDAISIVPATHPNLDLGSSGVQLEVSTGRVLSMVQNRPYTQDADKAASDPAFTSVNFNTPYINGGSNGFLPGSTYKVFTLLNWLEHGHSVNEVLNGRQRNFTVMADCDGGTQRITSNQIKNFQGVGGYNGTPMRFTADSLNTGFLAMSEKVSVCDTNKIAERMGVELANGGSVTETNFVYDILGSKAIAPIDMAAAYATIANKGIYCEPKAIDRVIDADGNELPLPETTCNRVLDESVAATAAFTLEGVINGGSAGSSRTYDGVPVFGKTGIHEQIHTWMDGASSKVATVVWVGNVKGEVRLDRNSANGRALWTIRHSIWPVMQRAANAKYGGDDFPRPDQNLTRQVFIDLPSVVGQSVDQARATLQAAGFSVNVGDAVDASESAGTIVRQDPGAGRVSGATVVTIYPSNGEGASIPGGLVGQTQEAAASSLRSAGFGNVSAQCTENEDAPENGRVTGVSPDEGTSTNRNTAVTLSVERRDC from the coding sequence ATGCCTGGTACGAAAAAGACGGCTACGGGTGTGCTCGGCGGTCTCGCCGGCCTCGTGGGCCTCTCCGCTGTCGCGGGTGTTCTGGTGACCGCAACCGTCACGCCGGCGATCGCCGTGTCCGGCGCCGCGGCCTCGAGCGCCATCACGATGTTCGACAACATGCCGAGCTATCTCGAGATCGACGAGCTCATGCTGCCGACCGAGATCTACGCGACCGCGAGCGACGGCACCGAGGTGCAGCTCGCGCGATTCTACGACCAGAACCGCCTCCCGGTGACCTACGAGCAGATCAACCCCGTGGTGTACGACGCGATCCTCTCGAGCGAGGACCCGCGCTACTACGACCACGGCGGGGTCGACCTCATCGGCACCTCGCGCGCCGTCATCAGCAACGTGCAGGGCGGCGCGACGCAGGGCGGCTCCTCCATCAGCCAGCAGTACGTCAAGAACGTGCTCGTCCAGCGCTGCGAGCGGGACGCGCCGACGGCCGAGGACCTCCAGGCGTGCTGGGTCGAGGCGACCACGGCCTCCGGCATGGACGGCATCGAGCGCAAGTTGCAGGAGATGCGCTACGCGATCGCGATGGAGCAGCGCTACTCGAAGAACGAGATCCTGCTCGGCTACCTCAACATCGCCAACTTCGGCGGAACGAACTACGGCGTCGAGGCGGCCGCGCAGTACTACTTCGGAACATCCGCCGCAAACCTCTCGCTCGGCCAGGCGGCCACGCTCGCGGGAATGGTGCAGAACCCCAACACGTTCCGCATCGACCGCCCCGAGAGCGAGTCCAACGGCGCCGCCAACGGCTACCAGCTGACACTCGATCGTCGCAACTACGTGCTCGGACGGATGCTGGCCGACGGCAAGATCAGCCAGGAGCAGTACGACGCGGCGTACGCCGAGCCGATCGCACCGAACATCGTCCCCTCCACGCAGGGCTGCGAGTCAGCGGGAGGTTCTGCGTTCTTCTGCGACTACGTCCGCACGATCGTCGAGACCGACGAGGCCTTCGGCGAGACACCCGAGGAGCGTCAGGCAGCCTTGCGGCGGGGCGGGCTCAAGATCTATACGACGATCGATCTCGACCTGCAGAAGGCTGCCGAGGACGCGATCTCGATCGTCCCGGCCACGCACCCGAACCTCGACCTCGGCTCCTCCGGAGTTCAGCTCGAGGTGTCCACCGGCCGAGTGCTGTCGATGGTGCAGAACCGCCCTTACACGCAGGACGCCGACAAGGCGGCGAGCGACCCGGCCTTCACGTCGGTGAACTTCAACACCCCGTACATCAACGGCGGCTCCAACGGCTTCCTGCCGGGATCGACCTACAAGGTGTTCACCCTCCTCAACTGGCTCGAGCACGGCCACTCCGTCAACGAGGTCCTGAACGGACGCCAGCGCAACTTCACCGTCATGGCCGACTGCGACGGCGGAACCCAGCGCATCACCTCCAACCAGATCAAGAACTTCCAGGGCGTCGGAGGCTACAACGGCACCCCGATGCGCTTCACCGCCGACTCGCTCAACACCGGGTTCCTGGCGATGAGCGAGAAGGTCAGCGTCTGCGACACCAACAAGATCGCCGAGCGGATGGGTGTCGAGCTCGCCAACGGCGGGTCGGTGACCGAGACGAACTTCGTCTACGACATCCTCGGTTCCAAGGCCATCGCGCCGATCGACATGGCGGCCGCCTACGCGACCATCGCGAACAAGGGCATCTACTGCGAGCCGAAGGCGATCGACCGCGTGATCGACGCCGACGGCAACGAGCTTCCCCTCCCCGAGACCACCTGCAACCGGGTCCTCGACGAATCGGTGGCGGCGACCGCCGCCTTCACGCTCGAAGGCGTCATCAACGGCGGCTCGGCCGGGTCGTCGCGGACCTACGACGGCGTCCCCGTCTTCGGCAAGACGGGGATCCACGAGCAGATCCACACGTGGATGGATGGCGCGAGCTCGAAGGTCGCCACGGTCGTGTGGGTCGGCAACGTGAAGGGCGAGGTCCGGCTCGACCGCAACTCGGCCAACGGACGCGCCCTGTGGACCATCCGCCACTCGATCTGGCCCGTCATGCAGCGCGCCGCGAACGCCAAGTACGGCGGCGACGACTTCCCGCGCCCCGATCAGAACCTCACGCGCCAGGTGTTCATCGACCTGCCGAGCGTCGTGGGCCAGAGCGTCGATCAGGCCCGTGCCACTCTGCAGGCCGCAGGGTTCAGCGTGAACGTCGGCGACGCCGTCGACGCCTCGGAGTCCGCCGGCACGATCGTCCGTCAGGACCCGGGCGCGGGTCGCGTGTCGGGCGCCACGGTCGTGACCATCTACCCGAGCAACGGCGAGGGCGCGAGCATTCCGGGAGGCCTCGTGGGGCAGACTCAGGAGGCCGCGGCATCCTCCCTCCGCTCGGCAGGGTTCGGCAACGTCAGCGCCCAGTGCACCGAGAACGAGGACGCACCGGAGAACGGCCGCGTCACGGGCGTCTCGCCCGACGAGGGGACCTCGACCAATCGCAACACCGCGGTGACGCTGAGCGTCGAACGCCGCGATTGCTGA
- a CDS encoding RidA family protein, producing MTVSARLAELGIELPAVVPPVAAYVPAKAHGDLVYTAGQLPIVAGSLPATGKVGDGPGLVAPTDAAAYARQCALNAIAAAAAAVGGPDRLTGVLKVTGFVASPPDFTGQPGVVNGASELLGEVFGEAGRHARSAVGVPVLPLDSPVEVEVVFTWE from the coding sequence ATGACCGTCTCCGCGCGCCTGGCCGAGCTCGGCATCGAACTGCCCGCCGTCGTCCCGCCCGTCGCGGCGTACGTGCCGGCGAAGGCTCACGGCGACCTCGTCTACACCGCCGGTCAGCTGCCCATCGTCGCGGGCTCGCTGCCGGCGACGGGCAAGGTCGGCGACGGCCCGGGCCTCGTCGCTCCGACGGATGCCGCGGCCTACGCGCGCCAGTGCGCCCTGAACGCGATCGCCGCCGCCGCAGCGGCCGTGGGCGGCCCCGACCGGCTCACCGGCGTTCTCAAGGTCACGGGCTTCGTCGCGTCCCCGCCCGACTTCACCGGTCAACCGGGCGTCGTCAACGGCGCGAGCGAGCTGCTCGGCGAGGTCTTCGGCGAGGCGGGACGCCACGCCCGCTCGGCGGTCGGCGTGCCCGTGCTGCCCCTGGATTCGCCCGTCGAGGTCGAGGTCGTCTTCACCTGGGAGTGA
- the acs gene encoding acetate--CoA ligase: MTSQIDHLLSENRRFAPPEEFARGAVAQADLYDAAAADREAFWGRQAKDLLTWAEPFSEVLDWSNPPFARWFADGRLNVAYNCLDRHVEAGNGDRVALLWEGEPGDSRAVTYAELTDEVKRVANVLTELGVDAGDRVAVYLPMIPEAIAAMLAVARLGAIHSVVFGGFSADSLRARIDDAGAKVVITADGGYRKGKVSPLKPAVDMALADRGGQGPQATVEHVLVVRRGQNEVEWTPGRDIWWHEAVPAASAEHTAQAFDAENPLFILYTSGTTGKPKGIQHTSGGYLTQAAYTHRNVFDLHPETDVYWCTADVGWITGHTYVTYGPLANGATQVLYEGTPDTPHPGRWWEIIQKYGVTIFYTAPTAIRSFMKIGRQVPQGFDLSSLRLLGSVGEPINPEAWVWYREVIGGGSTPIVDTWWQTETGAIMISALPGVTETKPGSAQVPLPGITVDVVDDAGAHVGNDAGGLLVVTEPWPSMLRGIWGDPERFVETYWEKFSDKGFYFAGDGARRDEDGDIWLLGRVDDVMNVSGHRLSTAEIESALVAHEATAEAAVVGASDETTGQAVVAFVIIKQSYLDKHSPDGLAQALRAWVSEQIGPIARPRDVYIVGELPKTRSGKIMRRLLRDVAEGREVGDTTTLADTAVMSVISAQVR; the protein is encoded by the coding sequence ATGACGAGCCAGATCGACCACCTGCTGTCCGAGAACCGCCGCTTCGCTCCCCCCGAGGAGTTCGCGCGCGGCGCCGTCGCGCAGGCCGATCTGTACGACGCTGCGGCCGCCGATCGGGAGGCGTTCTGGGGCCGGCAGGCGAAGGACCTGCTGACGTGGGCGGAACCCTTCTCCGAGGTGCTCGACTGGTCCAACCCGCCGTTCGCGCGCTGGTTCGCCGACGGTCGCCTCAATGTCGCGTACAACTGCCTCGACCGGCACGTCGAGGCGGGCAACGGCGACCGCGTCGCGCTGCTGTGGGAGGGCGAGCCCGGCGACTCCCGCGCCGTGACCTACGCGGAGCTGACGGACGAGGTCAAGCGAGTCGCCAACGTGCTCACCGAGCTGGGCGTGGATGCCGGGGATCGCGTGGCCGTCTACCTGCCGATGATCCCCGAGGCGATCGCCGCGATGCTCGCCGTCGCGCGCCTGGGCGCGATCCACTCCGTCGTCTTCGGCGGCTTCTCCGCCGACAGCCTCCGTGCGCGCATCGACGACGCGGGCGCCAAGGTCGTCATCACGGCCGACGGCGGATACCGCAAGGGCAAGGTCTCTCCCCTCAAGCCCGCCGTCGACATGGCACTCGCCGACCGCGGCGGCCAGGGGCCGCAGGCGACGGTCGAGCACGTGCTCGTGGTACGCCGCGGCCAAAATGAGGTGGAGTGGACCCCCGGCCGCGACATCTGGTGGCACGAGGCCGTGCCCGCGGCATCCGCCGAGCACACCGCGCAGGCCTTCGACGCCGAGAACCCGCTCTTCATCCTCTACACCTCCGGCACCACCGGGAAGCCCAAGGGCATCCAGCACACCTCCGGTGGATACCTCACGCAGGCCGCATACACGCACCGGAATGTGTTCGACCTGCACCCCGAGACCGACGTGTACTGGTGCACGGCGGACGTCGGCTGGATCACGGGGCACACGTATGTGACGTACGGCCCGCTCGCCAACGGCGCGACGCAGGTGCTCTACGAGGGCACACCTGACACCCCGCATCCCGGCCGCTGGTGGGAGATCATCCAGAAGTACGGCGTGACGATCTTCTACACGGCGCCGACGGCGATCCGGTCGTTCATGAAGATCGGGCGGCAGGTGCCCCAGGGCTTCGACCTGTCGAGCCTGCGCCTGCTGGGGTCCGTCGGGGAGCCCATCAATCCGGAGGCGTGGGTCTGGTACCGCGAGGTCATCGGGGGCGGCAGCACTCCGATCGTTGACACGTGGTGGCAGACCGAGACCGGCGCGATCATGATCTCGGCGCTCCCCGGCGTGACCGAGACGAAGCCCGGCAGCGCACAGGTGCCGCTTCCCGGAATCACCGTGGATGTCGTGGATGACGCGGGAGCCCACGTCGGAAACGACGCGGGCGGGCTGCTCGTCGTCACCGAGCCGTGGCCCAGCATGCTGCGCGGGATCTGGGGCGACCCGGAGCGTTTCGTCGAGACCTACTGGGAGAAGTTCTCGGACAAGGGCTTCTACTTCGCCGGCGACGGCGCGCGGCGCGACGAGGACGGCGACATCTGGCTCCTCGGCCGGGTCGACGACGTCATGAACGTGTCGGGCCACCGGCTCTCGACGGCCGAGATCGAGTCGGCCCTCGTCGCTCACGAGGCGACGGCGGAGGCGGCCGTGGTGGGGGCGTCGGACGAGACGACGGGCCAGGCGGTGGTCGCCTTCGTCATCATCAAGCAGAGCTACCTCGACAAGCACTCCCCCGACGGGCTCGCGCAGGCGCTGCGCGCGTGGGTGAGCGAGCAGATCGGACCCATCGCCCGCCCCCGCGACGTCTACATCGTCGGCGAGCTGCCCAAGACGCGATCCGGCAAGATCATGCGGCGGCTGCTGCGCGACGTGGCCGAGGGCCGCGAGGTCGGCGACACGACGACGCTGGCGGACACCGCGGTGATGAGCGTCATCAGCGCGCAGGTGCGGTGA
- a CDS encoding TadA family conjugal transfer-associated ATPase yields MPNPFVAYPSAGSVSAVRPGEAAAAPADANAGPGLASAGTSVSVPSAPELAPIAGHLADPAVTDLFINGAAGLWCDRGDGAVRDPLWSADEATVRDLAVALIGLGGRHLDEASPAVDVRLEGGMRVHAVLPPVSTGGTTLSVRIPRVRRPTLDDLVARGTFEDPRAADWLKSIVSARVNVLVTGGAGSGKTTLLAAMLSAAPPTERIVTIEDVAELTIAHPHHIALEARQANLEGAGGIGLARLVREALRMRPDRLVLGECRGEEVRELLAALNTGHDGGAGTVHASRIAEVPARLEALGALAGLNDAALARQAVGAIHFVLHTERDARGTRRLTGAGVLRLDGGRLEVSECAPWA; encoded by the coding sequence ATGCCGAACCCGTTCGTCGCCTACCCGAGTGCGGGCTCCGTGTCGGCCGTGCGACCCGGCGAAGCAGCCGCCGCGCCAGCCGACGCGAACGCGGGGCCCGGCCTCGCCTCTGCGGGGACGTCCGTGTCCGTGCCGTCCGCGCCCGAGCTCGCGCCGATCGCCGGACACCTCGCCGACCCCGCCGTGACCGACCTCTTCATCAACGGGGCGGCGGGTCTGTGGTGCGACCGGGGAGACGGCGCCGTCCGCGACCCGCTATGGAGCGCCGACGAGGCCACCGTGCGCGACTTGGCCGTCGCGCTCATCGGCCTGGGCGGTCGCCACCTGGACGAAGCCAGCCCCGCCGTCGATGTTCGGCTGGAGGGCGGCATGCGCGTCCACGCGGTACTGCCACCCGTTTCCACGGGCGGTACCACGCTGTCGGTTCGTATCCCGCGGGTCCGTCGCCCCACCCTCGACGACCTCGTCGCTCGCGGCACCTTCGAGGATCCCCGTGCGGCGGACTGGCTGAAGAGCATCGTCTCCGCGCGGGTGAACGTGCTCGTGACGGGGGGCGCGGGAAGCGGCAAGACCACTCTCCTGGCGGCGATGCTCTCCGCCGCCCCGCCGACCGAGCGGATCGTGACGATCGAGGACGTCGCGGAGCTGACGATCGCGCACCCTCATCACATCGCCCTCGAGGCGCGACAGGCGAATCTGGAGGGCGCGGGCGGCATAGGGCTGGCGCGGCTCGTGCGGGAGGCGTTGCGGATGCGCCCCGATCGGCTCGTTCTCGGCGAATGCCGAGGCGAAGAGGTGCGAGAGCTTCTCGCCGCGCTCAACACCGGACACGACGGCGGTGCGGGCACCGTGCACGCCAGCCGCATCGCCGAGGTTCCGGCGCGCCTGGAAGCTCTCGGAGCGCTGGCGGGCCTGAACGATGCGGCGCTCGCCCGGCAGGCGGTGGGCGCGATCCATTTCGTCCTTCACACGGAGCGGGACGCGCGGGGGACGCGGCGCCTGACCGGCGCCGGCGTCCTGCGCCTCGACGGCGGGCGTCTGGAGGTGAGCGAGTGCGCACCCTGGGCGTGA
- a CDS encoding type II secretion system F family protein: MRGRRRGADAGEDAPADAVHALAVLLRAGLHPGSAWAYLAEQSPIVAPIAAAIASGRPIPAAIEDAGGDWADVGRAWRVAAQVGAPLAETLQGFAEGLRDAADARDDVRVALAEPTGTARLMLWLPAAGAALGAALGFDVVGAVLGDVRGALCVIAGIALIVAARVWTARLVARAQPPAETPGLEASLFAIALTGGVSLDRAAHIASGGAVPDRVRAILELSRRAGVPAVELLRAEASRARHRARVAGRTAAAQLATRLLLPLGVCTLPSFLLLAVAPLVLSVLDSAVLPAL, from the coding sequence ATGCGCGGTCGTCGGCGTGGGGCGGACGCGGGTGAGGACGCGCCGGCCGACGCGGTGCACGCACTGGCGGTGCTGTTGCGCGCAGGTCTGCACCCGGGCTCGGCGTGGGCGTACCTCGCCGAGCAATCGCCCATCGTGGCCCCGATCGCCGCTGCCATCGCCTCTGGGCGACCGATACCCGCCGCCATCGAGGATGCCGGTGGGGACTGGGCGGACGTGGGCCGGGCGTGGCGGGTCGCCGCTCAGGTGGGCGCTCCGCTCGCCGAGACGCTGCAGGGGTTCGCGGAGGGCCTGCGCGACGCCGCAGACGCGCGGGACGACGTGCGGGTCGCGCTCGCCGAACCGACCGGTACCGCGCGGCTGATGCTCTGGTTGCCGGCCGCGGGGGCCGCCCTGGGCGCGGCACTGGGATTCGATGTCGTCGGCGCCGTTCTCGGCGACGTGCGAGGGGCGCTCTGCGTGATCGCCGGCATCGCCCTGATCGTCGCCGCGCGTGTGTGGACCGCGCGTCTGGTCGCCCGGGCTCAGCCTCCCGCCGAGACGCCCGGACTCGAGGCATCCCTCTTCGCGATCGCTCTCACGGGCGGTGTATCCCTGGACCGAGCCGCCCATATCGCGAGTGGGGGCGCCGTCCCCGATCGGGTGCGCGCGATCCTCGAGCTCTCGCGCCGTGCGGGAGTGCCCGCCGTCGAGCTCCTGCGGGCGGAGGCCAGCAGGGCACGGCATCGGGCACGTGTCGCCGGCCGCACCGCAGCCGCGCAGCTCGCCACGCGGCTGCTCCTGCCGCTCGGCGTGTGCACTCTGCCGTCGTTCCTTCTGCTCGCGGTCGCGCCACTCGTGCTGTCCGTCCTCGATTCCGCGGTCCTTCCCGCGCTCTGA
- a CDS encoding DUF4244 domain-containing protein, which yields MTDPFTPRAQRRLRRRLLDDDSGAATAEYAIATMAAVAFAGLLVVIMRSDEVRGILTDLVRRALTVG from the coding sequence ATGACCGACCCCTTCACCCCTCGTGCGCAGCGCAGGCTTCGCCGCCGATTGCTCGACGACGATTCGGGTGCCGCGACCGCCGAATACGCGATCGCGACAATGGCCGCGGTGGCCTTCGCCGGGCTGCTCGTCGTCATCATGCGCAGCGATGAGGTGCGCGGCATCCTCACCGACCTGGTGCGACGCGCCCTCACCGTCGGATGA
- a CDS encoding TadE family type IV pilus minor pilin — protein sequence MSAVVRRRDDGGSVSAEFAVALPAIVVMVLLSAGALTGAAAAVRAQDAAADAARLVARGEDVGAATSVVVRSAGPARVQVHRRGELVCADVTIDIRVAGVAFPVTGRSCALEGGL from the coding sequence ATGAGCGCGGTGGTGCGGCGGCGGGATGACGGCGGGTCCGTCTCGGCCGAGTTCGCCGTCGCACTGCCCGCGATCGTGGTCATGGTTCTGCTGTCGGCGGGTGCCCTGACCGGTGCGGCTGCGGCGGTGCGGGCACAGGACGCCGCTGCGGACGCCGCCCGCCTCGTCGCGCGCGGCGAGGACGTGGGTGCGGCGACGTCCGTCGTGGTGCGCAGCGCCGGGCCGGCGCGCGTGCAGGTGCACCGCCGCGGCGAGCTGGTGTGCGCCGACGTGACGATCGACATCCGCGTCGCCGGGGTCGCCTTCCCCGTCACCGGCCGCTCGTGTGCGCTGGAGGGGGGTCTCTGA
- a CDS encoding Rv3654c family TadE-like protein, whose amino-acid sequence MPGTLLAAGIVATTTLLAAGLAAAGGASIASQRAAGAADAAALAAADAASGAVTGEPCTRAAELAAAAGAHIVRCEIEGLYAVVDVSVPYAGLAATARARAGPAPGSQ is encoded by the coding sequence ATGCCCGGCACGCTGCTCGCGGCCGGAATCGTGGCGACGACGACCCTGCTCGCGGCAGGTCTGGCCGCCGCGGGCGGCGCATCGATCGCCTCGCAGCGGGCCGCCGGGGCCGCCGACGCCGCCGCGCTCGCCGCGGCGGACGCGGCCTCGGGGGCGGTCACGGGAGAGCCCTGCACCCGGGCCGCGGAGCTGGCGGCCGCGGCCGGCGCGCATATAGTGAGGTGCGAGATCGAGGGGCTCTACGCCGTCGTCGACGTGTCCGTCCCCTACGCCGGACTCGCCGCGACGGCGCGAGCCCGAGCAGGACCTGCGCCCGGCTCACAGTGA